DNA sequence from the Leptolyngbya sp. CCY15150 genome:
AGATCCAAGGGCACGAATCCTACACTCGCACCATAGACTGGGCTGCCGCCGGAGACTTTCATCTCAGGATGGGCTACACCATTGATCACCTAACGGCAGTGATGCTGGTGATTGTGACCACCGTAGCTCTACTGGTCATGGTCTACACCGACGGCTACATGGCTCATGATCCGGGCTATGTACGCTTTTATGCTTACCTGAGCTTGTTCAGCTCATCTATGCTCGGTTTGGTGATTAGCCCAAACCTGGTTCAAATTTATGTGTTCTGGGAACTGGTCGGGATGTGCTCCTACCTCCTGATTGGGTTTTGGTATGACCGCAAGGCGGCGGCAGACGCCTGTCAAAAAGCCTTTGTCACCAACCGGGTTGGTGACTTTGGGCTGCTGCTTGGCATCCTAGCCCTGTACTGGGCTACCAGCAGCTTTGAATTTGAGGAAATTGGTGTTCGCCTGACGGGCCTGGTCGAGTCCGGTAGTTTGAGTGTTGGGTTAGCCTCCCTATTCTGCATCTTGGTCTTTCTGGGCCCTGTGGCCAAATCGGCTCAGTTTCCTTTGCATGTATGGCTCCCCGATGCCATGGAGGGCCCTACGCCCATTTCTGCCTTGATCCACGCGGCAACCATGGTTGCGGCTGGAGTATTCCTCATTGCCCGGATGTTTCCGGTCTTCGAAGGTCTACCGGGCGTGATGGACGTGATTGCCTGGACTGGAGCCATCACAGCCTTTTTGGGAGCCAGCATCGCTATCACCCAAAATGACATCAAAAAAGGACTCGCCTATTCCACCATGTCTCAGTTGGGATACATGGTTATGGCCATGGGGGTAGGTGCCTATGGTGCGGGGCTGTTTCACCTGATGACCCATGCCTACTTCAAAGCGATGCTCTTCCTAGGATCAGGCTCTGTGATCCACGGTATGGAAGAGGTTGTGGGTCACGATCCTGCCCTAGCTCAAGACATGCGGCTTATGGGTGGTCTGCGCCGCCATATGCCCGTCACCGCGATTACGTTTTTGATTGGTACCCTGGCGATCTGCGGGATTCCTCCCTTTGCTGGTTTTTGGTCGAAGGATGAAATTCTTGGATCAACCTTTGCGGTGAATCCGCTCCTCTGGGCTATTGGCTGGGGAAC
Encoded proteins:
- a CDS encoding NAD(P)H-quinone oxidoreductase subunit 5; the encoded protein is MEPIYQYAWLIPVLPLAGAMLIGLGLVSYGTTVNRLRKASAFFIVFLIGAAMVFSFALLWSQIQGHESYTRTIDWAAAGDFHLRMGYTIDHLTAVMLVIVTTVALLVMVYTDGYMAHDPGYVRFYAYLSLFSSSMLGLVISPNLVQIYVFWELVGMCSYLLIGFWYDRKAAADACQKAFVTNRVGDFGLLLGILALYWATSSFEFEEIGVRLTGLVESGSLSVGLASLFCILVFLGPVAKSAQFPLHVWLPDAMEGPTPISALIHAATMVAAGVFLIARMFPVFEGLPGVMDVIAWTGAITAFLGASIAITQNDIKKGLAYSTMSQLGYMVMAMGVGAYGAGLFHLMTHAYFKAMLFLGSGSVIHGMEEVVGHDPALAQDMRLMGGLRRHMPVTAITFLIGTLAICGIPPFAGFWSKDEILGSTFAVNPLLWAIGWGTAGITAFYMFRMYFSTFEGDFRGNRDDIRQQLQAEKLQRMGLAFGPGAMDPQELTVDTDPHGDHGDDHGHAHSEFPHESPWAMTIPLMVLAVPSMLLGLVGTPFVNYFEAFVHPPGELVEELPAFGIPAEFEWSEFIIMAGSSVGIGLIGISLASLMYLTYKVSAAAIAQQIQPLYQLSLNKWYFDEIYDAVFVKGSRRLARQVLEVDVRIVDGVVNLAGFVTLITGEGLKYLENGRVQFYALIVFGAVLGLVLVSGIT